The Vigna unguiculata cultivar IT97K-499-35 chromosome 6, ASM411807v1, whole genome shotgun sequence genome contains a region encoding:
- the LOC114188970 gene encoding uncharacterized protein LOC114188970: protein MGWKAAEKLIRHWKVLRGDNVMIIRGKDKGETGTIKRVIRSQNRVIVEGKNLVKKHIKQGQGHEGGIFAVEAPLHASNVQVVDPVTGKPCKVGVKYLEDGTKVRVSRGIGASGSIIPRPEILKIRTTPRPTVLGPKDTPMDLVLEKTYDAKTGRGMPEL, encoded by the exons ATGGGTTGGAAAGCAGCTGAAAAACTCATTAGGCACTGGAAAGTTCTCAGAGGGGATAAT GTAATGATAATAAGAGGCAAAGATAAGGGTGAGACTGGGACTATTAAGCGTGTTATTCGCTCTCAGAATCGTGTCATTGTTGAGGGTAAAAATCTG GTGAAGAAGCATATTAAGCAAGGGCAAGGTCATGAAGGGGGAATCTTTGCAGTCGAAGCCCCACTCCATGCCTCCAACGTGCAAGTTGTTGACCCAGTGACAGG GAAGCCTTGCAAGGTTGGAGTTAAATATCTTGAAGATGGTACTAAAGTCAGAGTATCCAGAGGAATAGGAGCATCTGGGTCTATAATCCCTCGTCCTGAGATCTTAAAGATACGAACTACCCCAAGACCTACTGTCC TTGGTCCCAAAGATACTCCGATGGATCTTGTGCTAGAGAAGACTTACGATGCTAAAACAGGAAGGGGAATGCCTGAGCTTTAA